A genome region from Candidatus Micrarchaeota archaeon includes the following:
- a CDS encoding archease, whose translation MIKYRFLEHTADILYEAFGSSFKEALENAARALFEVVGEAEAKEERIVEAEAPARDELVVVFLSNLITEMDIEGMVFSDVKIVELTEDDRFRVRAKVWGEHTLPKECVKGVTYHMLKVEKKNGFWRIQVLLDV comes from the coding sequence TATGAAGCCTTCGGGTCATCGTTCAAGGAAGCTTTGGAAAACGCTGCACGGGCATTGTTCGAAGTGGTAGGGGAAGCCGAGGCAAAGGAGGAAAGGATTGTTGAAGCGGAAGCGCCTGCCAGAGACGAGTTAGTTGTAGTATTCCTATCCAATCTAATCACTGAGATGGATATAGAGGGAATGGTGTTCTCGGATGTGAAGATTGTAGAACTGACGGAAGATGACAGATTTCGTGTTCGGGCAAAGGTATGGGGTGAGCATACACTACCGAAGGAATGCGTGAAGGGTGTTACATATCACATGTTGAAGGTTGAAAAGAAGAACGGATTCTGGAGGATACAAGTTTTGTTAGACGTATAA